A genome region from Sphingobium sp. WTD-1 includes the following:
- a CDS encoding sigma-70 family RNA polymerase sigma factor: protein MDEGLNQAPREALSDGEFKRELAAVIPHLRAFGRSLSGNRDTADDLVQETLLKAWAARARFQAGTNMRAWTFIILRNHYLSQMRRSRFRGDWDDLTADRLLAAPAGQDKHVELSDMQRALLQLPQPQHEALILVGAGGFAYEEAAEICGVAVGTIKSRVARGRAALEQILEEGALPSRRTQETTDTAVLDEIMDDVDRLSRGRISDNLVDHGAGEDDGDDDMGGKTAED, encoded by the coding sequence GTGGATGAAGGGCTGAACCAGGCGCCGCGCGAGGCACTGTCGGACGGCGAGTTCAAGCGTGAACTCGCCGCAGTCATTCCGCATCTGCGCGCCTTCGGGCGATCCCTGTCGGGCAATCGCGACACCGCCGACGATCTTGTCCAGGAAACCCTGCTCAAGGCCTGGGCCGCCCGTGCTCGCTTCCAGGCCGGCACCAATATGCGTGCGTGGACCTTCATCATCCTGCGCAACCATTATCTCTCGCAGATGCGCCGGTCGCGCTTCCGTGGCGACTGGGACGACCTGACGGCCGACCGGCTGCTTGCCGCGCCCGCGGGCCAGGACAAGCATGTCGAACTCAGTGACATGCAGCGCGCTCTACTGCAATTGCCCCAGCCCCAACACGAGGCACTGATCCTCGTCGGCGCGGGTGGCTTTGCCTATGAGGAAGCGGCGGAAATCTGCGGCGTCGCGGTCGGCACGATCAAGAGTCGTGTGGCCCGTGGCCGCGCCGCGCTCGAACAGATATTGGAGGAGGGCGCGCTGCCCTCGCGCCGAACGCAGGAAACGACCGATACGGCGGTGCTGGACGAAATCATGGACGATGTCGATCGCCTGAGCCGTGGCCGCATTTCCGACAATCTGGTCGACCATGGCGCCGGCGAAGACGACGGCGATGACGACATGGGGGGCAAGACCGCCGAAGATTGA
- a CDS encoding TIGR03013 family XrtA/PEP-CTERM system glycosyltransferase: MIRLFKHYVPHAVLLLGLLDFLLLIGAAEAGWILRAHQIGMDVEPIATRIGPLLSFAFAIQTGMIAVGVYSPEALQSIRFAFARLLVAISLGVIFLSVMYFLLPGITLWRSNSLYAMGLAMGLLLLARMLLGSLLGGEAFKRRLVVLGAGRRANRIRDLEQKRGAGFLVVGYIAMNDGDQVVEEAINRTAIYNMSDYVVRLNASEVVLALEERRNAIPMSDLLRIKTTGVHVNDLSTFLERETGRVDLDSVNPSWLIFSDGFSAGRRLSSIAKRIFDIIASSILLLLTGPIILFAALLVKLDSRGPAFYRQQRVGLFGQEFWIVKLRTMRQDAEVKGQAVWAEKDDPRITRLGYWLRKLRIDELPQSWTVLKGEMSFVGPRPERRQFVEDLEQHLRYYAERHMVKPGITGWAQINYPYGASIEDARHKLEYDLYYAKNYTPFLDLLILIQTVRVILWPDGAR; encoded by the coding sequence ATGATCAGGCTGTTCAAACATTATGTCCCCCATGCGGTGCTGCTGCTTGGCCTGCTCGATTTCCTGCTGCTGATCGGCGCGGCGGAAGCGGGCTGGATTCTGCGCGCGCATCAGATCGGCATGGATGTCGAGCCGATCGCGACCCGCATCGGCCCGCTGCTGAGCTTCGCCTTCGCCATCCAGACCGGCATGATCGCGGTCGGCGTCTACAGCCCCGAAGCGCTGCAATCGATCCGTTTCGCCTTCGCCCGCCTGCTGGTCGCCATCTCGCTCGGCGTCATATTCCTCTCGGTCATGTATTTCCTGCTGCCCGGCATCACCCTGTGGCGCTCCAATTCGCTCTACGCGATGGGGCTGGCGATGGGGCTGCTGCTACTGGCTCGCATGCTGCTCGGCTCGCTGCTCGGCGGCGAGGCGTTCAAGCGCCGCCTTGTCGTGCTGGGGGCCGGCCGGCGCGCCAACCGCATCCGCGACCTGGAACAGAAGCGTGGCGCCGGTTTCCTGGTGGTCGGCTATATCGCCATGAATGACGGCGATCAGGTGGTGGAGGAGGCGATCAACCGCACCGCCATCTACAATATGTCCGACTATGTGGTGCGTCTCAATGCCAGCGAGGTCGTGCTCGCGCTGGAGGAACGGCGCAACGCCATCCCCATGTCCGACCTGTTGCGGATCAAGACCACCGGCGTTCATGTCAATGACCTCTCCACTTTCCTGGAGCGCGAGACCGGGCGCGTCGATCTCGACAGCGTCAATCCCAGCTGGCTGATCTTTTCCGATGGCTTTTCCGCCGGTCGTCGCCTGTCGAGCATCGCCAAGCGCATCTTCGATATCATCGCCAGTTCGATCCTGCTGCTGCTGACCGGCCCGATCATCCTGTTCGCCGCCTTGCTGGTGAAGCTCGACAGCCGTGGCCCGGCTTTCTACCGGCAGCAGCGCGTCGGTCTGTTTGGCCAGGAATTCTGGATCGTGAAGCTGCGCACCATGCGCCAGGATGCCGAGGTCAAGGGCCAGGCGGTCTGGGCGGAGAAGGATGATCCGCGCATCACGCGCCTGGGCTATTGGCTGCGCAAGTTGCGGATCGACGAGCTGCCCCAGAGCTGGACCGTGCTGAAGGGCGAGATGAGCTTCGTCGGTCCGCGTCCGGAACGGCGCCAGTTCGTCGAGGATCTGGAGCAGCATCTGCGCTATTATGCCGAACGGCACATGGTGAAGCCCGGCATCACCGGCTGGGCCCAGATCAACTATCCCTATGGCGCGTCGATCGAGGACGCTCGCCACAAGCTGGAATATGATCTTTATTATGCCAAGAATTACACGCCCTTCCTGGATCTGCTGATCCTGATCCAGACGGTGCGGGTGATCCTCTGGCCCGACGGCGCACGCTGA
- a CDS encoding crotonase/enoyl-CoA hydratase family protein: MIDSGRFSAADERATEVEAAFEIESLGEDAVTSPPAPSQLFDLGQIDVQWEAESEILWAFMTPANRPNFSMTMLRDVRYWYAETKRLFDAGQLPVKYMVAGSRFPGVFNLGGDLELFAGCIERGDLPGLVQYGHACIDVVHRTWRNGDMPVVSIALAQGDALGGGFEALLCFDVVIAERSARFGLPEMLFGLFPGMGAYSILSRKLGRLAAERMILSGKVFTAEEMFDMGIVHTLVEDGEGEAAVRDFVARNRPHHAGHVGVYEAGRRVDPLHHDELKDIVENWAASALKTDLKDIRMMRRLASAQTRLTK, translated from the coding sequence ATGATTGATTCAGGACGCTTTAGTGCAGCTGACGAGCGCGCGACCGAGGTCGAAGCGGCATTCGAGATCGAAAGCCTTGGCGAGGATGCCGTAACGTCGCCTCCCGCCCCTTCCCAACTGTTCGACCTGGGCCAGATCGACGTGCAGTGGGAGGCCGAATCCGAAATCCTCTGGGCGTTCATGACCCCGGCCAATCGCCCCAATTTCAGCATGACCATGCTGCGCGACGTCCGCTACTGGTATGCCGAGACCAAGCGGCTGTTCGATGCGGGCCAGTTGCCGGTCAAATATATGGTCGCAGGTTCCCGCTTCCCCGGCGTGTTCAACCTGGGCGGCGACCTCGAACTGTTCGCCGGCTGCATCGAGCGCGGCGACCTGCCCGGCCTGGTCCAATATGGCCATGCCTGCATCGACGTGGTCCATCGCACCTGGCGCAATGGCGACATGCCGGTGGTATCGATCGCGCTGGCGCAGGGCGATGCGCTGGGCGGCGGGTTCGAGGCGCTGCTCTGTTTCGACGTGGTGATCGCCGAGCGCAGCGCCCGTTTCGGTCTGCCGGAAATGCTGTTCGGCCTGTTCCCCGGCATGGGCGCCTATTCGATCCTGTCGCGCAAGCTGGGCCGGCTGGCAGCCGAGCGCATGATCCTGTCGGGCAAGGTCTTCACCGCGGAAGAGATGTTCGACATGGGCATCGTCCATACGCTTGTCGAGGATGGCGAGGGCGAAGCGGCGGTGCGCGATTTCGTCGCCCGCAATCGCCCGCATCATGCCGGCCATGTCGGCGTCTATGAAGCCGGGCGCCGGGTCGATCCGCTGCACCATGACGAACTGAAGGATATTGTCGAGAATTGGGCCGCTTCGGCGCTCAAGACCGACCTCAAGGATATCCGCATGATGCGCCGGCTGGCGTCGGCGCAGACGCGGCTGACCAAATAA
- the prsK gene encoding XrtA/PEP-CTERM system histidine kinase PrsK, with product MSALLQFIGDWGHALAAVLFAALGIFILRRRDDAAEPRMLASALLLTSCWALYVSFGGVDKPLSGIAESVRNAAWLMLLFVMLRRGPASRSGALVAVGLVYLAVAGLIFLQTSTDLTWRQLPVRSDLHQMLVAVSLVLRMMTAIGCLLLVHHLYTAWPSRDRGRVSLLLGALAAMWTYDLNLYVIGYFAMDRVNELYALRGPLMALLAPVIAIGMRKEMAGRLQLSRTIAFQSLSLVAVGLYVVVLTAAAVLIEMIAGPYARVVEIGAVFFVAVTALVLLPSPQMRALWKVQVAKHFFQHRYDYRTEWMRFGETIGRPGENAPPLGERVAKAVADITDSPAALLLLRTDDGRLAFEAQWNWPQEPIAGLSLPLDQLESWEKSGWIVDVGRIRDGDATFDLPPWLIEDAHVWALVPLLHYGRLIGAILLAPPPIDRRLDWEDFDMLRAAGRQAATHISEAQGQQALDDAQRFDEFNRRFAFIAHDIKNLVSQLSLLSRNAERHADNPDFRADMLLTLKESVGKMNDMLARLSQHNKGRPEEPRPVALAPLVDQVVRSRARQRAITVSGDVPVALADPARVEQILVHLLQNAIDASDADRPVELHLGSAHGQATLAVVDQGCGMTAEFIRRDLFKPFSSSKAGGFGLGAFEARSLAEAMGGRIDVESKPGVGSRFTLRLPLAPAPARDDVQGKAA from the coding sequence ATGAGCGCGCTGCTGCAATTCATCGGCGACTGGGGCCATGCACTGGCCGCGGTCCTGTTCGCCGCGCTTGGCATCTTCATCCTGCGGCGCCGGGACGATGCGGCCGAGCCGCGCATGCTCGCCAGCGCGCTGCTGCTGACCTCCTGCTGGGCGCTCTATGTCTCGTTCGGCGGCGTCGACAAACCGCTGTCGGGGATTGCCGAAAGCGTCCGCAACGCCGCCTGGCTGATGCTGCTGTTCGTCATGCTGCGGCGCGGCCCGGCCTCGCGCAGCGGGGCGCTGGTCGCCGTCGGCCTCGTCTATCTCGCCGTTGCCGGCCTCATTTTCCTACAGACCTCGACCGATCTTACCTGGCGGCAATTGCCCGTCCGCAGCGACCTGCATCAGATGCTGGTGGCGGTGTCGCTGGTGCTGCGGATGATGACGGCGATCGGCTGCCTGCTGCTGGTCCATCATCTCTACACCGCCTGGCCCTCGCGCGATCGCGGGCGGGTGTCGCTGTTGCTCGGCGCGCTGGCGGCGATGTGGACCTATGACCTCAATCTCTATGTCATCGGCTATTTCGCGATGGACCGGGTCAACGAACTCTATGCGCTGCGTGGGCCGCTGATGGCGCTGCTGGCGCCGGTGATCGCGATCGGCATGCGCAAGGAAATGGCCGGGCGGCTGCAATTGTCGCGCACCATCGCCTTCCAGTCGCTGTCGCTGGTCGCGGTCGGCCTCTATGTCGTGGTGCTGACCGCGGCGGCGGTGCTGATCGAGATGATCGCCGGCCCCTATGCGCGGGTGGTGGAGATTGGCGCGGTCTTCTTCGTCGCGGTGACCGCGCTCGTCCTGCTGCCCTCGCCACAGATGCGCGCGCTGTGGAAGGTGCAGGTCGCCAAGCATTTCTTCCAGCATCGCTACGACTATCGCACCGAATGGATGCGCTTTGGCGAAACCATCGGCCGTCCGGGCGAAAATGCCCCGCCGCTGGGCGAGCGGGTGGCCAAGGCGGTCGCCGACATCACCGATTCCCCCGCCGCGCTGTTGCTGCTGCGCACCGATGACGGTCGGCTGGCGTTCGAGGCGCAATGGAACTGGCCGCAGGAGCCGATCGCCGGCTTGTCCCTGCCGCTCGATCAACTGGAAAGCTGGGAAAAAAGCGGGTGGATCGTCGACGTCGGTCGCATCCGCGATGGCGACGCCACCTTCGACCTGCCGCCTTGGCTGATCGAGGATGCCCATGTCTGGGCGCTGGTGCCGCTGCTCCATTATGGCCGTCTGATCGGCGCGATCCTGCTTGCGCCGCCGCCGATCGACCGCCGCCTCGACTGGGAGGATTTCGACATGCTGCGCGCTGCCGGGCGCCAGGCGGCGACCCATATCAGCGAGGCGCAGGGGCAGCAGGCGCTCGACGACGCCCAGCGCTTCGACGAGTTCAACCGCCGCTTCGCCTTCATCGCGCATGACATCAAGAATCTGGTCAGCCAATTGTCCCTGCTCTCGCGCAATGCCGAGCGACACGCCGACAATCCCGATTTTCGCGCCGACATGCTGCTGACGCTCAAGGAGTCGGTGGGCAAGATGAACGACATGCTTGCCCGGCTGTCGCAGCATAACAAGGGCCGGCCCGAAGAGCCGCGCCCGGTGGCGCTGGCGCCGCTGGTCGATCAGGTTGTGCGCAGCCGCGCCCGCCAGCGGGCCATTACCGTTAGCGGTGACGTGCCGGTCGCGCTCGCCGATCCGGCGCGGGTCGAGCAGATACTGGTCCATCTGCTGCAAAATGCGATCGATGCCAGCGATGCCGATCGCCCGGTCGAACTGCATCTGGGCAGCGCGCATGGCCAGGCGACGCTGGCTGTGGTCGATCAGGGCTGCGGCATGACCGCCGAATTCATCCGCCGCGATCTGTTCAAGCCCTTTTCGTCCAGCAAGGCCGGCGGCTTTGGCCTCGGCGCTTTCGAGGCGCGCAGCTTGGCCGAGGCGATGGGCGGGCGGATCGACGTGGAAAGCAAACCCGGCGTGGGGAGCCGTTTCACCCTGCGCCTGCCGCTGGCGCCTGCGCCGGCGCGCGATGATGTTCAAGGAAAGGCCGCCTGA
- a CDS encoding sensor histidine kinase, whose translation MTMFGVYLRSTGVKMFLILTLALLPLGLIALVASLQAIRTADLEKEALLRVAVTQSARKLTADLNADRTALGLTVNALADGKADGEICNRLSFFLTAQDRNGIRFYIYDRSGKKLCGSATPEPAGIPPARRFIGPRVELLSSGDFLLSRTHSHDNRVAALAYYSRPHLESVADPATALQNRQLSLRQGERQMIVSRPGSRIDGHSSSLSARLDPPDILLTMTVREPPATIARLLSLFLPLVMWFAAAAIGWFVVNRLLIRPLVLLRRQVAAYQPGEVLEPLRRIRTPAHEISDLGDTFREISEDVATHEAEMAAALDTQRKLTREVHHRVKNNLQIIASLISLHARSAHEPEAVSAYGSIQRRVDALSVVHRNHFAELEENRGVGVRPLISELSASLRGTAPHEARRFGIQIDSDDDLHISQDVAVPVAFLVTELVELAMLSDPRATMRISVHLEADRNDRALLQMASPALRAGPEMTLLLNERYGRVLTGLSRQLRSPLDHDAEAGRYSIAISVIP comes from the coding sequence ATGACCATGTTCGGCGTCTATCTCCGGTCCACCGGCGTCAAGATGTTCCTCATCCTGACGCTCGCGCTACTGCCGCTGGGGCTGATCGCGCTGGTCGCGTCGCTGCAGGCGATTCGCACCGCCGACCTGGAGAAGGAGGCGTTGTTGCGCGTCGCCGTAACGCAGAGCGCGCGCAAGTTGACCGCCGATCTCAACGCCGATCGCACCGCGCTGGGCCTGACCGTCAACGCGCTGGCCGATGGCAAGGCCGACGGCGAAATCTGCAACCGCCTCTCCTTCTTCCTCACCGCGCAGGACCGGAACGGCATCCGATTCTATATCTACGACCGATCTGGCAAGAAGCTGTGCGGATCGGCCACGCCGGAGCCGGCCGGCATTCCGCCCGCGCGCCGTTTCATCGGTCCGCGCGTCGAACTGCTGTCGTCCGGCGACTTCCTGCTGTCGCGCACTCACAGCCATGACAACCGCGTCGCGGCGCTGGCCTATTATTCGCGGCCGCATCTCGAAAGCGTCGCCGATCCCGCGACCGCGCTGCAGAACCGGCAACTGAGCCTGCGCCAGGGCGAGCGGCAGATGATCGTCAGCCGCCCCGGCAGCCGGATCGACGGCCATAGCAGCAGCCTGTCCGCCCGACTCGACCCGCCCGACATATTGCTGACCATGACGGTACGCGAGCCGCCGGCGACGATCGCCCGATTGCTGTCGCTGTTCCTGCCGCTGGTGATGTGGTTCGCGGCCGCCGCGATCGGCTGGTTCGTGGTCAATCGGCTGCTGATCCGCCCGTTGGTGCTGCTGCGGCGCCAGGTCGCCGCCTATCAGCCCGGCGAAGTGCTGGAACCATTGCGGCGCATCCGCACCCCCGCGCACGAAATCAGCGACCTGGGCGATACCTTTCGCGAGATCAGCGAGGATGTCGCCACGCATGAGGCGGAAATGGCCGCCGCGCTCGACACCCAGCGCAAGCTGACGCGCGAGGTGCATCATCGGGTCAAGAACAACCTGCAGATCATCGCCAGCCTGATCAGCCTGCATGCCCGGTCGGCGCATGAGCCCGAAGCGGTGTCGGCCTATGGATCGATCCAGCGCCGGGTCGATGCCCTGTCGGTTGTCCATCGCAACCATTTTGCCGAGCTGGAGGAAAATCGCGGCGTCGGCGTGCGTCCGCTGATCAGCGAATTGTCCGCCAGCCTGCGCGGCACCGCCCCGCATGAGGCGCGCCGTTTCGGCATCCAGATCGACAGCGACGATGATCTGCACATCAGCCAGGATGTCGCCGTCCCGGTCGCCTTCCTGGTGACCGAACTGGTCGAACTGGCGATGCTGTCCGATCCGCGCGCGACGATGCGGATCTCCGTGCATCTGGAGGCCGATCGCAACGACCGCGCCCTGTTGCAGATGGCGTCGCCCGCGCTGCGCGCCGGGCCGGAAATGACGCTGTTGCTGAACGAACGTTATGGCCGGGTGCTGACCGGCCTGTCGCGCCAGCTCCGCTCCCCGCTCGATCATGATGCCGAAGCGGGCCGCTACAGCATCGCGATCAGCGTCATTCCCTGA
- a CDS encoding NepR family anti-sigma factor, whose protein sequence is MGGDIDVGTTIRDRDMKTAPEPRKRRTAAKKDEAQVSQVLKSVYQRTVDEDIPAEMLDLLSKLD, encoded by the coding sequence ATGGGAGGGGATATTGACGTCGGCACGACCATCCGCGACCGCGACATGAAGACTGCGCCCGAACCACGCAAGCGCCGCACGGCCGCGAAAAAGGACGAGGCCCAGGTGTCCCAGGTGCTCAAGTCCGTCTATCAGCGCACGGTCGACGAAGATATTCCCGCCGAAATGCTGGACCTGCTCAGCAAACTGGACTGA
- the prsR gene encoding PEP-CTERM-box response regulator transcription factor: protein MSDTRPKLLIVEDDPGLQRQLRWAYEDYQLFIAGDRLEAIEMLRMEAPDVVTLDLGLPPDPDGTSEGFATLEEILRIKPDTKVIVASGHGARESALNAISGGAYDFYQKPVDIDELGLIVRRAFHVHALEQENARLAEAAPEGGRVLGRMITGAPEMMRVARTIERVASADVSVMLLGASGTGKELLAQGLHDASPRRGGAFVAINCAAIPETLLESELFGHEKGAFTGAVKTTPGKIEQAQGGTLFLDEVGDIPLPLQVKLLRFLQERVIERIGGRQPIAVDTRIVCATHQDLDAMIAAASFREDLYYRLAEIVIRIPALRDRPGDPALLARHFLTRFAQDMNTQVKGFAPDALAALDAWGWPGNVRELENRVKRAVIMADGKHVTAADLDLDGDRAEGSEVVNLKAAREMADRRAIRRAIARTDGNISSAAKILGISRPTLYDLLKQYKMQG, encoded by the coding sequence ATGAGCGACACCCGCCCCAAATTGCTGATCGTCGAGGATGATCCCGGCCTGCAGCGGCAATTGCGCTGGGCCTATGAGGATTATCAGCTGTTCATCGCCGGCGATCGGCTCGAAGCGATCGAGATGCTGCGGATGGAGGCGCCCGATGTGGTGACGCTCGACCTGGGCCTGCCGCCGGACCCGGACGGCACCAGCGAGGGCTTTGCCACGCTGGAGGAGATATTGCGCATCAAGCCCGATACCAAGGTGATCGTGGCGTCGGGCCATGGCGCACGGGAAAGCGCGCTCAATGCCATTTCCGGCGGCGCCTATGATTTCTACCAGAAGCCGGTCGACATTGACGAACTGGGCCTGATCGTTCGCCGCGCCTTCCATGTCCATGCGCTGGAACAGGAAAATGCGCGCCTCGCCGAAGCCGCGCCGGAGGGGGGCAGGGTGCTCGGCCGGATGATTACCGGCGCGCCGGAGATGATGCGGGTCGCCCGCACGATCGAGCGGGTCGCTAGCGCCGATGTCTCGGTCATGCTGCTGGGCGCCAGCGGCACCGGCAAGGAATTGCTGGCGCAGGGGCTGCATGATGCCAGCCCGCGTCGCGGCGGTGCCTTCGTCGCGATCAATTGCGCGGCCATCCCAGAAACCCTGCTGGAATCAGAACTGTTCGGGCATGAAAAGGGCGCCTTCACCGGCGCGGTCAAGACCACCCCCGGCAAGATCGAACAGGCGCAGGGCGGCACCCTGTTCCTGGACGAGGTTGGCGACATTCCCTTGCCCCTGCAGGTGAAGCTGCTGCGTTTCCTGCAGGAAAGGGTGATCGAACGGATCGGCGGGCGCCAGCCGATCGCGGTCGACACGCGCATCGTCTGCGCCACCCATCAGGATCTCGACGCGATGATCGCCGCCGCCAGCTTCCGCGAGGATCTCTATTATCGCCTCGCCGAAATCGTCATCCGCATCCCCGCGCTGCGCGATCGGCCGGGCGATCCGGCGCTGCTCGCGCGCCATTTCCTCACCCGCTTTGCGCAGGACATGAACACGCAGGTCAAAGGCTTCGCTCCCGATGCGCTCGCCGCACTCGACGCCTGGGGCTGGCCGGGCAATGTCCGCGAGCTGGAAAATCGCGTGAAGCGCGCGGTCATCATGGCGGATGGCAAGCATGTGACGGCGGCCGATCTCGATCTCGACGGCGATCGGGCCGAAGGCAGCGAGGTCGTCAATCTCAAGGCTGCGCGCGAAATGGCCGATCGTCGCGCCATTCGCCGGGCGATTGCGCGCACGGACGGCAATATTTCCAGTGCCGCCAAGATATTGGGGATCAGCCGGCCGACCCTCTATGACCTGCTCAAACAATATAAGATGCAGGGCTGA
- a CDS encoding response regulator encodes MSLGQQLHPHLPFLRRYARALTGSQTHGDAYVRATLEAIVAAPEEFPSGVDPRLGLYKTFHAIWSSSHLDDEPGFSGSIGQEAIAHARLARLTPLPRQALLLTALEGFTTEDAGYLIGLDTADVEALVEEALEEIEAQTRAKVLIIEDEPIIAMDIETIVRDLGHDVTAIAVTREDAVREALAERPGLVLADIQLADDSSGIDAVKDILAEFSVPVIFITAFPERLLTGERPEPTFLITKPFQRSTVKAAISQALFFDEATAPA; translated from the coding sequence ATGTCGCTTGGACAGCAACTGCACCCCCATCTTCCTTTCTTGCGGCGCTATGCGCGCGCACTCACGGGCAGCCAGACTCATGGCGATGCCTATGTCCGCGCCACGCTCGAAGCGATCGTCGCCGCGCCGGAGGAGTTTCCCAGCGGCGTCGATCCTCGCCTTGGCCTCTACAAGACCTTCCATGCGATCTGGTCGTCCTCGCACCTGGATGACGAGCCCGGCTTCTCGGGCTCGATCGGGCAGGAGGCGATCGCCCATGCCCGCCTGGCACGGCTGACCCCGCTGCCGCGCCAGGCGCTGCTACTGACCGCGCTAGAAGGCTTCACCACGGAAGATGCCGGCTATCTGATCGGTCTCGACACCGCCGATGTCGAAGCCCTGGTCGAGGAAGCGCTGGAGGAGATCGAGGCGCAGACCCGTGCCAAGGTGCTCATCATCGAGGATGAGCCTATCATCGCGATGGATATCGAGACGATCGTGCGCGACCTTGGCCATGACGTGACTGCCATTGCCGTGACCCGCGAGGATGCGGTGCGCGAGGCGCTGGCGGAGCGACCCGGCCTGGTGCTGGCCGATATCCAGCTGGCCGATGATTCGAGCGGCATCGACGCGGTGAAGGACATTCTCGCCGAATTCTCGGTGCCGGTGATCTTCATCACCGCCTTCCCCGAACGGCTGCTGACCGGCGAACGGCCCGAGCCGACCTTCCTCATCACCAAGCCGTTCCAGCGCTCGACGGTCAAGGCCGCGATCTCGCAGGCGCTTTTCTTCGACGAGGCGACCGCCCCGGCCTGA
- the tgt gene encoding tRNA guanosine(34) transglycosylase Tgt codes for MTKPRFSFSIAATDGKARTGAIQMRRGEIRTPAFMPVGTAATVKAMRPAEVRATGADIILGNTYHLMLRPGAERMARLGGLHGFMGWDRPILTDSGGYQVMSLSALTKMSEEGVAFSSHLDGSKHMLSPERSMEIQRLLDSDIVMAFDECTKNGCTHEEAARSMERSMRWAKRSRDGFDAGGDHAERAALFGIQQGSLNEGLRRISAEKLIEIGFDGYAVGGLAVGEGQEAMFATLDFAPDMLPQDKPRYLMGVGKPDDIVGAVERGIDMFDCVLPTRSGRNGQAFTWAGPLNIRNAKFNEDLGPLDPRCGCPVCATWSRAYLHHLVKSGEMLGAMLMTQHNIHFYQELMQGLRDNIAAGTLSTFTADFRRDYQRV; via the coding sequence ATGACCAAGCCCCGCTTTTCCTTCTCGATCGCCGCCACCGACGGCAAGGCCCGCACCGGCGCGATCCAGATGCGCCGCGGCGAGATCCGCACACCCGCCTTCATGCCGGTCGGCACCGCCGCCACCGTCAAGGCGATGCGCCCGGCCGAAGTGCGTGCCACCGGCGCCGACATCATCCTGGGCAACACCTATCATCTGATGCTGCGCCCCGGCGCCGAACGCATGGCACGGCTGGGCGGACTGCACGGCTTCATGGGCTGGGACCGGCCGATCCTGACCGACAGCGGCGGCTATCAGGTGATGAGCCTCAGCGCCCTTACCAAGATGAGCGAGGAGGGGGTCGCCTTCTCCAGCCATCTCGACGGGTCCAAGCATATGCTCAGCCCCGAGCGCTCGATGGAAATCCAGCGACTGCTCGACAGCGACATCGTCATGGCCTTTGACGAATGCACCAAGAATGGCTGCACCCATGAAGAGGCCGCCCGGTCGATGGAGCGATCGATGCGCTGGGCCAAGCGCTCGCGCGACGGCTTTGACGCGGGCGGCGACCATGCGGAGCGCGCGGCGCTGTTCGGTATCCAGCAGGGCTCGCTCAACGAAGGATTGCGCAGGATTTCGGCGGAAAAGCTGATCGAGATCGGCTTTGACGGCTATGCCGTGGGCGGCCTGGCGGTGGGCGAGGGGCAGGAAGCGATGTTTGCCACGCTCGACTTCGCGCCCGACATGCTGCCCCAGGACAAGCCGCGTTATCTGATGGGCGTGGGCAAGCCCGACGATATCGTCGGCGCCGTGGAGCGCGGCATCGACATGTTCGATTGCGTGCTGCCGACCCGGTCGGGCCGCAATGGCCAGGCTTTCACCTGGGCCGGCCCGCTCAACATCCGCAACGCCAAGTTCAACGAGGATCTGGGCCCGCTCGATCCGCGTTGCGGCTGCCCGGTCTGCGCGACCTGGAGCCGCGCCTATCTCCATCATCTGGTGAAGTCGGGCGAAATGCTGGGCGCGATGCTGATGACCCAGCATAACATCCACTTCTATCAGGAACTGATGCAGGGCCTGCGCGACAATATCGCGGCCGGCACATTGTCGACCTTCACGGCCGATTTCCGCCGCGACTATCAGCGGGTCTGA